A portion of the Stigmatella aurantiaca DW4/3-1 genome contains these proteins:
- a CDS encoding MBL fold metallo-hydrolase produces the protein MFVLGGVALLGLAVAWPSLPKAGASRVEVGEALTGVNTGQSYAWVLKTQYGAALVDAGGDVEGKALLKELSVLGLSPEDVHSILITHGHMDHWAAAHLFPNARVWVGPGEAAILRGQFPLTSPVGRLTSLLPRPPVPPHVESVRDGEELELDGEKVLAIHVPGHTPGSTMYLWRDVLFTGDSLVRSNSGLAPAPFVLSESRSQNVSSLHKLLEVPFTRTADGHSGVTDNAREELRGLLR, from the coding sequence GTGTTCGTGCTCGGCGGCGTGGCGCTGCTGGGATTGGCTGTGGCGTGGCCCTCCCTGCCCAAGGCTGGAGCCTCCCGCGTCGAGGTCGGTGAGGCGCTGACCGGGGTGAACACCGGCCAGTCGTACGCCTGGGTGCTGAAGACCCAGTACGGCGCCGCGCTCGTGGACGCGGGGGGCGACGTGGAGGGCAAGGCGCTGTTGAAGGAGCTGTCCGTGCTGGGGCTGAGCCCCGAGGATGTGCACAGCATCCTGATTACCCACGGCCACATGGACCACTGGGCGGCCGCGCACCTCTTTCCCAACGCGCGGGTGTGGGTAGGGCCGGGAGAGGCCGCCATCCTCCGGGGCCAGTTCCCGCTCACCAGCCCCGTGGGCCGGTTGACGAGCCTTCTGCCCCGGCCCCCCGTGCCCCCGCATGTGGAGTCCGTGCGCGACGGGGAGGAACTGGAGCTGGATGGGGAGAAGGTGCTCGCCATCCACGTGCCAGGGCACACCCCGGGCAGCACGATGTACCTGTGGCGCGATGTCCTCTTCACCGGGGATTCGCTCGTGCGCAGCAACAGCGGCCTGGCGCCCGCGCCCTTCGTGCTCTCGGAGAGCCGGTCGCAGAACGTCTCGTCCCTGCACAAGCTGCTCGAGGTGCCCTTCACGCGCACCGCGGACGGGCACTCCGGCGTCACGGACAACGCCCGCGAGGAACTGCGCGGGCTGCTGCGCTAG
- a CDS encoding GGDEF domain-containing protein — translation MAADETRVTKISTITVGKAANRDCCLVQIHGPELGKKYVIEDVEYTIGRDEGNHIVVDLDNVSRRHARILVRQGRMFVEDLGSTNGTYLNDQEVRQAQPLRSGDLIKVGGSIFKFLDGDNIETQYHETIYTLTIADGLTGVSNKRYFLEYLEREMGRSHRYHRALSLMIFDIDHFKKINDVHGHLAGDHVLRELAQSVKRLVRREQCFARYGGEEFALVMPEDGPEKARLFAEKIRKLIEERTFMFEDKEIPVTISIGVADMTADMTEPTQFIKVSDANLYRAKKAGRNRVVG, via the coding sequence ATGGCTGCCGATGAAACTCGGGTCACCAAGATCTCCACGATCACCGTAGGAAAGGCGGCCAATCGGGATTGCTGCCTCGTCCAGATCCATGGTCCGGAGCTGGGGAAGAAGTACGTGATCGAGGATGTGGAGTACACGATTGGCCGCGACGAGGGGAATCACATCGTCGTGGACCTGGACAACGTCTCGCGCCGGCATGCGCGCATCCTCGTGCGGCAAGGCCGCATGTTCGTCGAGGATCTGGGGTCCACCAACGGCACCTACCTGAATGACCAGGAAGTGCGTCAGGCCCAGCCGCTGCGCAGTGGAGACCTCATCAAGGTCGGCGGCTCCATCTTCAAGTTCCTCGATGGCGACAACATCGAGACCCAGTACCACGAGACCATCTACACGCTGACCATCGCCGATGGCCTCACCGGGGTGAGCAACAAGCGCTACTTCCTCGAGTACCTCGAGCGGGAGATGGGGCGCTCGCACCGCTACCACCGGGCGCTGTCGCTGATGATCTTCGACATCGACCACTTCAAGAAGATCAACGACGTGCACGGGCACTTGGCGGGAGACCATGTGCTGCGGGAGCTGGCCCAGTCCGTCAAGCGCTTGGTGCGCCGCGAGCAGTGCTTCGCGCGCTACGGCGGCGAGGAGTTCGCGCTGGTGATGCCCGAGGATGGGCCGGAGAAGGCGCGCCTGTTCGCGGAGAAGATCCGCAAGCTCATCGAAGAGCGGACGTTCATGTTCGAGGACAAGGAGATCCCCGTCACCATCTCCATCGGCGTGGCCGACATGACGGCGGACATGACCGAGCCGACGCAGTTCATCAAGGTGTCGGACGCGAACCTGTACCGGGCCAAGAAGGCTGGGCGCAACCGGGTGGTCGGGTAG
- a CDS encoding NAD-dependent epimerase/dehydratase family protein, with the protein MKLLVTGGTGFLGIHLVPKLLEAGHEVRLIGRTKPTLPSLARAEFIPGDIKDREAVRRALQGVEAVYHLAGLVSFRDRDARRMYELHVNATRELLKDVREAGVKRFILASTSGTIAVSKHERVGTEEDDYPITVVGRWPYYLSKIYEEKLTLEFCRKHAIPLVVLNPSLLMGPGDDRLSSTWTVVKFLNRELPAMPGGGISFVDVRDAAEGFFQALTRGEIHGRHLMGVNLSMTDFFDRLERLTGVAAPRLHLPAKVNVLGAHLLERWAKLRGTTAALDHQEVDIAEHYFYVDTTKAERELGFVARDPQQTLHDTVQYIYTKMPPKDLPGIKGLLAEKREGT; encoded by the coding sequence GTGAAGCTGCTCGTGACGGGAGGCACCGGTTTTCTGGGCATCCACCTGGTGCCCAAGCTGCTCGAGGCGGGCCATGAGGTCCGGCTCATTGGCCGGACGAAGCCCACCCTGCCCAGTCTGGCCCGGGCGGAGTTCATCCCCGGGGACATCAAGGACCGCGAGGCGGTGCGCCGCGCCCTGCAAGGGGTGGAGGCCGTCTACCACCTCGCGGGGCTGGTCTCCTTCCGGGACCGGGACGCGCGGCGGATGTACGAGTTGCACGTGAACGCCACGCGCGAGCTGCTCAAGGATGTGCGCGAAGCCGGGGTGAAGCGGTTCATCCTCGCCTCCACCTCCGGCACCATCGCCGTGTCCAAGCACGAGCGCGTCGGCACCGAGGAGGACGACTACCCCATCACCGTGGTGGGCCGCTGGCCGTACTACCTCTCGAAGATCTACGAAGAGAAGCTGACGCTCGAGTTCTGCCGCAAGCACGCCATCCCCCTGGTGGTGCTCAACCCGAGCCTGCTGATGGGGCCCGGGGATGACCGGCTCTCCTCCACGTGGACGGTGGTGAAGTTCCTCAACCGGGAACTGCCCGCCATGCCCGGGGGCGGCATCTCCTTCGTGGACGTCCGGGACGCGGCGGAGGGGTTCTTCCAGGCGCTCACGCGCGGGGAAATCCACGGCCGCCACCTGATGGGCGTGAACCTGTCGATGACGGACTTCTTCGACCGGCTGGAGCGGCTCACGGGCGTGGCGGCGCCCCGGCTCCACCTGCCCGCGAAGGTGAACGTCCTGGGAGCCCACCTGCTGGAGCGGTGGGCCAAGCTGCGAGGCACGACGGCCGCCCTGGATCACCAGGAAGTGGACATCGCCGAGCACTACTTCTACGTGGACACCACGAAGGCGGAGCGCGAGCTAGGCTTCGTGGCGAGGGATCCCCAGCAGACGCTGCACGACACGGTCCAGTACATCTATACGAAGATGCCGCCCAAGGACCTGCCGGGCATCAAGGGGCTCCTGGCGGAGAAGCGCGAGGGCACCTGA